The genomic DNA cctgcggaagtcccggccctatctccatagtggagggtcaGGGGAGTAcatcctaagtgaaaatggccaaatcgtGCCCAATTAGTAGTTTTCCCTCTCCGGTGTCttgtgactcagtgttacaagatctcaggtgtgaatgggaagcaaggatgttacatttggtgttatctctcacacactctcatactggtcacttggAAGCtctgcatggctcctcatggcaaagaattctcagaggatctgaaaaaaaagaattgttgctctacataaagatggccaaggctataagaagattgccaacaccctgacactgagctgcagcacggtggccaagaccatttaGCAGTTTAACAAGACCGGATCTTCTCAGAAAAGACCTCACCATGGTCAACCACAGAAGCTGCTTGCAGAGGTTGTCATATCAAAATTGGCATAGGAGAGCTGCCAGCATTGCAAGGTCTGTAACATTCACCAGCtgcatgatgtcgtcatggaggatggaagaggatccagcggctcctgtgaagctctagtgaactgagGACCCAAGAGAGTGGGGTAATTTTTTGTATAActcttcaagttgataattttataCAGCTTGTGAATGATTttataaatatccaaatggcccttggAAAATATAGGTTCCCCCACCCCTGACTTAGCTGATCAATGGGAATGCTTTCTATTTGCTTCCAATACTCTTTCCATTGATGATGCAAGGTACACGAGCAGCAATGTGCCGGTCGGTGTTCCTCCAAGGAATTAGGAGGTCTGAATGTCAGCTTTCCAGTATGAAAAATTAGCTGTATGTAGAGAATGCTGTACTATTAGGTGGTACAATAGGTGACAATACAAGGCAGGGAGTTCCCAAGCTCCTCCACCAATAATAACGTAACCACATGTACATCTATCAATAGTAATACTCTTCATACCCCGCCCTGATGGAGGATCCACCCTGATGTGATAATACAAGTTCTTCTACCCGGAATTAGGAAATCATTGCTTTCTTATGCTCACAGGAGGAATTACACTGAGGTAGGTCCTGTCCAAACACACAGAGCTCACGGGTAGGATGGGGAGCGAATATCTACATGACCTTTTTTCTTGACTTGACAGCATGTTCATATAATTCAGCACATTCCAGCGCTAGTAGCATCATGTTATTTGTGCGCAGAGCTGATCTTAATCCCTAAATATGGTGTCTATGAGAGGAGGCATCCTAATGGGGAGTATCGGGACACCCCAGACAGTAGGTGACCAGCCAGTCCTGCTGTTAAAAGCCATTTCAGATTACTTGAAATGTTTAGGACAGGGCTAGGCAAGTCTCAGAAATAGGTAGTCAATGTGCCTTGAAGTTTTGGCTTGTTTTCTATTGATGTCTATAAAAGCTCCGAGTAGCCTTCTGCTAAAAATAAAACTTATCCAACCACGTCTAAACTCCACACCAAAGGAGTTGTTTTCTCTATCGATATTGATGATATATCCATAGGATCTGTCATTGAAATCCCATTGGTCATTCCTCAAAAAGCAGATGGGCAAACAAAATTGCAGAAATtgtgattaccgtatttttttgtttcataagacgcactggattataagacccacctcaaatttagagctaaaaaaaagGTAAGAAACAAAAAAATCTGGGAACCATTTTATAAACTGGtgatgtcttaccggagggggcagcaaCGGTGAtgggggggggtcacaggaggcagtagTGGTGGAGTAGGTccatgctgcgggcggtgcagaggAAGGCTCAGAGACTCACAGCagagctgtgctggggcagccggcgctgctgtgtgctgtGGCGGCCAGCACTGCGGCGTGTTGGGGCGGCCGGCGCTGCTGTGTACTGGGGCGGGCGGCGCTGCTGCGTACTGGGGCGGCCGGCGCTGCTGTGTTGTGGGGCGGCCGGCGCTGCTGTTTGCTGGGGCGGCTGGTGCTCGTTGCGGGCAGAGATGCAttggtcattctgaagatgttggcggtgcaggcttcaaagaaatgacggCCGGAGTTGGCACTTGCGTTGATgacagcttgagccgagagctccatctgtgcacgcgccgactctgggtgCTATTATCTGAAGAACTTACCACTGACatgttcagaatggccagtgcctctcTGCCCGCAGTAAGCACCCGCACAGAGCAGCGGCCGTACAGAGCCTCGCTGCCCGCCCGCCTGCTGCACAGCATtgtcctgcctcctatgacccctctATACCATCCaccggtaaggctaagttcacatttccgttgttttgtatcagtcacatgcgtcgcttgacgcatgtgactgatgcgctgtacaacggatgacaaagaacagaattctttgtcggattccgtcgtgtgcggggggcggagttcggggggggggaggtgagccgagcggggccgtggcactgaggacgtcagtgccgcagggactgcaggacaggtgagtgtgtgtgtgagtgagtgtgtgtgagggtgtgagtgtgtgtgtgtgtgtatacacatgctgaatgcgggagggggcggaaccgagcggggggcggggccaggcgctgaggatgtcagtggaagtgctgcggtctgcatggctggggacaggtgagtatgtgtgtgtgtgtgtgtgtatgtgtgtatgtatgtgtgtgcacatgcggagtgcgggagcgggcggagccgagcggggggcggggccagacgagggtgtcagtggcagtgcttgtctgcatggctggggacaggtgtgtgtgtacatacatgtgcggagtgcgggagggggcagggccgagcggggaagtgtcggcctccctgcacacgtaaccagcctaaatatcgggtaacagcaaagcacccgatgtttaccttggttacccgatatttaccttggttacgggcctacaccgcttagcgctggctccttgcaccgtaaccagggtaaatatcgggtaaccaaccaaagctggtgacgtgtgcagggagccagagagcatgcgcagcgaaatccgacggatcttgctgctcaaaaaacgttacatgctgcgttcctcccgcccggcggtcagtcgttccacgactgatcagtcggacggagggtgcaacgcagcatcatcagtcacaatccgctgatcatacaagtctatgggagcagcggaatccgctaaacggattccgtcgtttacaagagcagcggattgtgactgatgcattttagcggaaatgtgaacttagccttagctacatttggattttaagacgcacccctcattttctttccaaatttttgtgagaaaaagtgcgtcttacaatccgaaaAACACGGCAACTGCTGACAAGAACAGGTCATCAGTCGGGATTCGGCACAGAAGCCGATATCCACCTGCCAGGAGAAGGGGCAGAAGTCTGAAAAAATAAGGATCAACACTGTGAATATTGAGCCTTTGCATAAACTTGATGTTTTTgtcaataaaaagtttaaaaacttatgaaatgtttataattgtaattcagtaaccatagaaacatctgattAAAACATCTAAAAACAACTGACGGTTTGTGAAAAATCAAAATTAATccgtctcaaaacttttggccacgactGTACTTTGAGAATCAATATCTGAATGGCTGATATTTATATTTTTTGTGAATTCCCAGCCTTTATATTGAGCATTTTAAGGGTTTTTTTAGCTTCCAACACTGGGGTTTTATAGAAAGATATTTAAATTTGTGTCCTCAGTGCTTGATacttttttaatggctaactgtaaACATGGTAATATTATCTTTTCAGTTTGCCATTAagaccgggtacacatatccggctttttgaCGGTGCAGCGTACGCcattacagtatgatacagtacactggcagcgccgcaacttccgggtcacatgctccggtcacatgacagcatgtgaccggcgcttgttgcgctgccagtgtactgtatacactgtactggcgtgcgccgcatccggcgaaaagccggatatgtgtacccggcctaaggCTCTCCAATGTTAATATTTTTccatctactggctaacacagtacaaagatatatttcccGGGATTATATAGTCATTCTAATATGGACAAAGTATGATAAGTACACCCACATCATCAGGTCTGTTAGATCTATTTAATAATAAATGATGCTACATTTCTCTATAGCTCGAATTTCTGTCATTTTGCCACATATGTGAACGAGCTACACCCTGCAGAAATAATATTTGCTTGTTTAGGCTTCTTTATTTTACAAGTAGAGGTGGAATATATTAGACATTATGAGAGTCTGTGAGGCAGAGAAATGTCCAGGTCTGCTGCTATAAAGCCTCCTGTCTGTGCTCGGAGTCTACTTGCAGCAGGAGACGTTTGTGTCCTGGCTTGTTGGGGGAACAGCTGTTGTCGGTGGATGCTGTGCGGTTCAGCACAGGGGTTTCTGTCCTGATATATTCCTAGCCGCAGTCCTAGCCTGCAGATTAAGGGCTCATCGCTGCAGCGAGATTCCAGGCACGCGCACCCTCTGCATTACAGCACCGGCAAGTCGGCTGCGGCAGATGGATGTGCGCTTTGTGGCTTTTAGTTTTTGTGATTTAAACCGGAAGATAAATTTAGGGAGTTTACTAAATCCAATCTCTTACGATTATAGAAAAAACCTACTGTCAAATTAAAGAGAAGTGTCCATAGCTGTTCATAGGTCCCATGTATTTCTAGAATGAACAGATGGAAAATGATCAAGCGGTCACATTGTATGTCACTAGGAATCGTACTTTTCCCTCCAAGCACAGCCCTACAGATATAAAGGGTTTCCTCTTTGGAAATTATGTGTTTTTTCGCTGTTGTAACGTCCTCCAGAACCATGAAGTTCATGGGATTTTTTTCATTCCTAACCAGCTTCACAAAATCACTTTTCAAagccaaagtttttttttttttttttactcttcccaggtccagcaccaAGTGTCCGCCGCTGTctgttattggctgcagcgctTCCATTACGTGGCGGCACTGCAGCCAGTCAGCAAGCTCAGTGGATTTTCACAAGTAGAGAACAcaagccactgagctcactgactgcgGCATAGTTAGCGTGACATCAGCACTGCAAATAAACAGACAACAGCAAGGACTCAGTGCTGGACTCGTGAAATGTGAAAAAAGctgtttattttattgttttaaaaTATACTCGAACTTTGGAAAGAGATTTTCTGAAAGCAGAAAACCCCttctggtttcacacatccatgtttcggTTTCATGCATGATCCGACGAAGAAACTGATACGACGGatctggcgaaaaaacggatctgtcacatcagtttttttccatttgttccttccgttttttgacggatccgttgtgatactcaGCATGCTCCGTTCAAAAAAACGTATCCGTCGTTGGATTCCATCATATGTCGGATGACgacagatccggcgcccataggcttcaatTATATAACATGCCGGACGGCGCCGGATCCAGCGTGGTCAAGTTTTTTGCCAGAGACAAAAAAcactgcatgctgcgtcctttccagcAGCTGGAAGAAGAAATTTCACCTGATCCggcggacgccgcatgcaacgcaaggccatctggccctaatacaagtcaatggggaataaaacgaatccggcgccggatctgttttatccgcATTTCAtctgattgtgcctgacggcaaaaaacaggTTTGTGTAACCAGCCttcgggtatgtgcgcacattgagcatttgatgcagacattttctgcacaaATCTGCATTTTGTGgcagaaaacgcagcaaaaacgttgTTTTTGGTGAATTTTTTGCTCATAATGAagccaatgggtggaagggctgtaaaacgcaccaaaaatgtacatgctgcagattattttctgcaccagatcTTCAAGGAAAAAATGAGCAACATGTGCATAAAACTTTAGAATTCTCATTGaccttgctggcataaggataggcatgcatatttgtgaaaatctgcatggaaatgcataaaaaatacagTGTGTGCACATTTTGTCTTTAATGTAGCAGTCAAGAGAAATCTATCCAACTAATTTGTTTTTTCTTATGCGGTCTAGAGGTCACCTGACCACTGGCGTGATTTGGACACCTCATTGCCCTAGATGAGCGCATGCCGATCATCTGAATCCGTTTTATATAGCCAGGTTACATTAATATTTTGCATCTTAACGCGTTATGCAGTCCCATGAAATCTTATATAATATACTAAAAGGAGTAATTCTTACCTGACCAGTCCCATCCGTTCACCCGGCTCTCAGCAATAACATTAATACCGCACATAACTGCTACAGCCTATCACTGGCCATAGTGGTGGGGATGCATTTACAGCCCATGACTGACTAGAATGGTCACAAATCAACACCACATACCATCCTGGAACCCGGTAATCCAAGATCAGTGGGAAGACGGAAATTATGTGCACAAGAAATAGCAGGTGATCGGTAAATTATCAGCGGAAACTAGTTGACATCTGCTGCAAACCTCTAGAACAAGTGATCTTCTTCTAAATTTACAGATGCTACAAACTAATCAGACATGTTATCGGAATAGCTATAGCTGCCTCCAGTTCAGGCCCATCAGCTCCCTCAATATCCAGAATGAGTTGTCAGAACCAGGAATGTTAACCATCTTTACAGGTGAAAACATTCTTATTGAAGGTGCCTGAAATGCCCCATCAGAAAGTAGCTTTTGCCGCCCATGCACACCACCTGTTTATTCATTGACTATAGAACTGACTGAGCACCATACTCCACCTTCAATCCATCCCAATAGGGCAATTCAGAGCCCATTTCTTGTGGGTCCCAGTGACAAGCTTGATAGTTGATAACTTGCAATATTGAGAATAACCTTTTAACATTGAGATAGTAAATGCATAGTACTATGTCATGTGATTGACATATTGCTGAAAACTGTTATTTTTCTCTTCCAGTTTAGATAATAAACAAAGGATTATCAGAGAATGGATATGGGTAATCAACATGCTTCAATCACAGCGCTTCAGGAGATCCAGCGGAAGGTCAAAGATCTTGAGCAGTATGTGGCTAGCTTCAGTGGCTTACAAAGTGACCCTGACTACAAGAAGCTAGAGAAAGCTCTGACCAAACAACTCTTCGAGATTGAATCTATAGACACAGAAGGAAAGGGGAACATTCAGCAGGCACGGCGGAGAGCAATTGAGGAAGTGGAAAGACTTCTGAAAGAACTGGAAAAGACTGCAAACCATCCGTGTCGACTGGAGATCGAGCTGATTTTCAAGGAGGTTCAGAATTTGGTAGGTCAGCAGATAGGGCCTTTGTATGGAGGAAGAGGATGTATCACAGAGGAGTTCGAAGAAGGCATTCAGAATATTCTTATGAGACTTACACAAGTCAAGACAGAGGGAAAAGCCTCCTTAAGAAAAGCCAGATATCGCACTTTAACTAAAGTTCTTGCTATTCAAGACATACTAGAAAAGTGTTTGAAGCAGCAGGTTCTGGCCCTTCCCCTCTCCACCGACGCTCATCCATCCATATCTAAGATTAACTCCATTATGTGCGAAGTCAACAAGGCCCGCGCCAATCTGATTGCTCTCCTTGCTGGCGTAAATGAATGTGAAACATACAGACACTTATCTTGTGTCCTCTCCGGGTTCATAGCAGAACTGGACGCTTTAGACGTTTCCGGCCACGTAGAAGTGAGGACATACAGGAAAGAGGTAGTTGAAGAAATCAACAGCTTATTTAAATATCTAGACATCGAAGAGGAAGCCCACTTCACCAGCGCTTATGACCTGGCCAAGAACCAGTCCATAGTCCAAATCGAAGTGATACGCCAACGACTGGCCGAAATAAAAGCCACTCTGTTGGAAAGACAAAACAATGTGTCCGAAATTCACTTAGGGACCAAATCTGAACTCCAGAGTCTTATAGCCCAGTTGGACGAAGTGAGTGTAGAGAAGAATCCATGCATACGAGAAGCAAGAAGGAGAGCGGTAGTGGAGGTCCAGACTGTCATCACGTACACTGACCTCAAGGAAGCTATTGAAAGGAGGCACAACATCGGCGACCAAGTCAATCCAGAGCACCCGTCTCACATCGCCGTGTGGAGAGTTCTCGGGAGCCTCTCCGAGCTACAGAGAGAGGTCCTGTCCTTTGACGGCAGCAGGGCAGATAGAAATTACATGCGGCTAGAAGAGCTCCTCACCAAGCAGCTGCTCGCTCTCGATGCCATTGATTCACAAGGCGACGAACGGTCTAAAACAGCAAGGAAACAAGCCGTAAAGTTCGCCAACAATATCCTGAGCTATTTGGACATGAAAACGGATCAATGGGAATATTAGCACTTGGTTTACCTAAACTTGCACAAAATTAATGATTGTAGGAAAAAGAAAAATgtggagatgcgtttttactatttgGTGCACCAAAGTGTTGTGTAAAACaggagggttttgttttttttctgtctttaTGAGTATTCTTCCAAAGAAGCATTCCTACACATACAAGATTGAGACGCTCAATGATGACATATCCAAAGCTAGTGACATAACCGCCTGTGTACTGGCTCTTGGCGTGAGGCTTAGTAATTATTGGGTTCTAGCCAATAAGCCAACAGTTTCTGAAAGTTTAGTGTTGTCTGATATTGGATCAGTTGCTGTAATTTGcggcataatttttttgtttttttatgcccGCACTTTAATGATTTAAATGTTTGTCCAATTCTGTTACTCAGTAGCTGATGGAAGGGAAAAGACGTCTGTCTCATATTAAAGAGGCTGGCTTTGAGCAATCCCTTTTTTTAACTTACTGCAATCAGTGATCAGATGTGATCCTGATGGCAAGTGATCAAATCCCAGACAGTGCCTCCGGAGGGGAACTAAACCATTACATTCTTCTATTATTTATTATTCTTTATAATATTGTTTAGTTTTATGTACAGTATTAAAGGGATCCTGagagctgattcatgctgcccatttAATAGGCATAATTTGGCGTCTGGTGCCATCATTTCAGCCAGCTATGTTTTACTTTGCAGTGTTTTAGAGAAAGCTGAGCAATGACTAGTTCAAGAGGGCAATCTCCAGCAGCTACTCCCCGTCCCACTGCCTATGATTGCAGGTCTCTTCCTACACGTATGTAGGAATCgactgtcaggttcactttaaattgGTTGTTCGGGGATAATTATCATTAAAATAAAGCATAGTTGCACCCGCCAATCCTGTGCAGGCTCCGTTCTGATGCTGCCTTGTCACTGGTGGTTTGTGGTTCCTGTATCTTTGAAGATGGAAATACACCTTTAAAGAGCTTGACTACTACTTTAgcattgatggcatatccttaggataggtcatgaatgtctgatcGGCCGTGGTCTGACACCTAGCACTCCTTCCAATTAGCTGTTCTGGTGCCGGAGGATGGaaattgttgtgaatgtcatccgagtgggtactgGTGTGAACCCCCCTCTGGTGGCGAGGAATGGTGGTGAAGCTGAGTCTGGTTCTATgacccagacaggtgttggagttcattgggaatccaggaaatcctattgcagatcagtctAGTATATTTATGAGAGCATTTTCTGCCTAGCGGCCGCCGGTTATGGtgcttcctgcctgcttctgaagacgtctgggagttttcccttcaattTCTCCCATTtcatctgtgcctgaatctactccagataagtttgctagtttctgtgcttaattgctgaattTGCAATTAagaatgctttacacgctgcaacatcgctagcgatctcgttagcgatgtaacacgccagatcgcatctgcgatctgccgagatcgcacatgtcaccggcgctataaaaacgacctatgtgcgatctcggcagatcgcatctgcgatctggcgtgtcacatcgctaacgagatcgctagatatgttgcagcgtgtaatgcaccctttaaggttgtttctgcttattccatttgcttctgtgtttggtttcttgtatgtgagaatctgtctttctgcttctgtaagcagggcagttcctccatcaagaaagggagcttgctccctgttcatgtttggattatttgcacttgaatattatttgttttgtgattttgttccttcccattatatctgcagttctttctagtgtctggcacaagagtacctaatatagtgggggagagaccgtgtggtctcagtattttttttttttatcaggaaaTTGGTATTTTTTGCGGTTTttgtttttgctggccgcaatcagttatctgtcctgtcctgttgtatctagtaagtcgggcctcacctttgctaatctatattttttatctgtgtattgtgttttcttacatcactgtcgtTTACATGTTTGGGGCTTGTTTTTTCTTTGGGACTGCTCCGagtaagttaggattcctcatttctatctttgagatgtaacaagtttctccggcagtgacgaggtgtctaggcgtGTTAGGAAcaacccactgctacttctagtgttgtctgataggggattgcggtcagctcagtttccaactactcttttggttttgttttttcctaattaatgggattttttgttatcgtccacggttaccagatcataacaggaaatgctcagttctgatgctatcctgtcttctgatagtggccgcgggtgGGTGCagaacatccgcctcctattcagatcaataagaggtggatgtgcagtacccagctgcggccactatcagctGCGTACTGGAGGCAGCTCATAAACTGTGCATTTCCGGCCGTTAGCGAGAACAGCTGAGCAGAAGGGGTGCAGACTGGCAGATCACATATCGATGATctaaaagtagtggacatcccctctaAGGCATACTTCATTTGGTCATATTGTATTATATCATTCCTCACCCTCTTTATCAGGGGTCTTTTTGCATTTCCAGGCTGCAAAGATAAGGGGGTCCAATCCATTATCATATAGGGGGAGCTTTAAAGAGATTCTCAATGATGGGGTTATTTtgcaggacagcccctttaatctTGGTGGGGCTTTATTTCGCCGGCCTATTCTGGCTGAATGACAACTTGTTTGCCTATTTACATATCAGGTAAAGAGAGTTCCTTTCCATTCACCAGCATTTCCGACCTCACAGTGAAAACATATCATAATACCAAGTGGTAACTGATTTCATAGGTAGGAGAAAATCTCACCTATTGATCTTGCATGACGCGTTTCGAAGTGTTTCATTATTGAACAAATAATCGGTGAAGGCGATTTTTGCCGCCATTGAGGACCCTTCATCGGACAGTCTTGTTCTGACAATGCTACTTTCTGCTATTGTAAAGCATGCTACTCCGCGCTGTACTCTGGGGAAGAGCCGAACACAGGTGAAAACGCGCGTCCTCTCTCATTACAGACGCTGACTTATTGTATAGCCTCCAGCATTAATGTGCAAACCCGTCTATTAatgattgtaattttttttttttctttaatggtcGCTAATATGGAACCAGCAGCAGCTGTACTTGCATATCTGTCATTAAAAGAAGTGTTGCTTTCATGCGTGTCTTTTTCAGTTTTCTTGTTTATACAGGTTTAATAAAGTTCAGGTGTTTTTGCTCGTCCTGCGGCTTTGTGTTTTCCAAGTAATATCCAATTAGTGGCCATGTGTGAGCACTGCCAGGACGAAGCCGGTTCTAGTTGGGTATGTATGGTCCTGAAATAAGACTCGTGTGGCTGTAGTGGCACGTAGGGCAGAAACCGTATTACTTCCAAACACATCCCAGGATTAGTAGAGTCCATCATTTGCATGACCCCTGTGGCCAATGATTTTCTGCAGCAATCAGGTGACTGATAGAAGGGAAGCtgtgatgtgccgcccccgtgccagcagccgggctgctgctcggatccagatccgcggtggcttgaggggtctccggacatgggggtcgcgcggccacccgataaaggggggctatgtacagtgggattagaagttcgtgacgccacgcacggtGCATGGTAAAAtaaggtaccaccgctgctgttagggacaCTCGGTTCCGATGATaaggcagcaggatgtttaacccctccatgggtaaggggttTTTTGCCCCGGGTGCCCGGTGATAGTggtgaaggggtgccattggggaggaaagggtttctgcatactcactgagtccaagaatactgacaccgacagcttgtaaaccagaattctgagcaccgctgcagcaaagagggagcacgcttggatccgtgcccttggtgttgcttgttagcctgtgaccttttccgtggcaccttcttcactatttggaccctgtagtgtggaactagtcgggtcccgctcacccgtatggctaacggagtgagcttgctttcagggttcacgctcgagattttctggactgtgttt from Anomaloglossus baeobatrachus isolate aAnoBae1 chromosome 12, aAnoBae1.hap1, whole genome shotgun sequence includes the following:
- the BAG5 gene encoding BAG family molecular chaperone regulator 5, with protein sequence MDMGNQHASITALQEIQRKVKDLEQYVASFSGLQSDPDYKKLEKALTKQLFEIESIDTEGKGNIQQARRRAIEEVERLLKELEKTANHPCRLEIELIFKEVQNLVGQQIGPLYGGRGCITEEFEEGIQNILMRLTQVKTEGKASLRKARYRTLTKVLAIQDILEKCLKQQVLALPLSTDAHPSISKINSIMCEVNKARANLIALLAGVNECETYRHLSCVLSGFIAELDALDVSGHVEVRTYRKEVVEEINSLFKYLDIEEEAHFTSAYDLAKNQSIVQIEVIRQRLAEIKATLLERQNNVSEIHLGTKSELQSLIAQLDEVSVEKNPCIREARRRAVVEVQTVITYTDLKEAIERRHNIGDQVNPEHPSHIAVWRVLGSLSELQREVLSFDGSRADRNYMRLEELLTKQLLALDAIDSQGDERSKTARKQAVKFANNILSYLDMKTDQWEY